One window from the genome of Schistocerca piceifrons isolate TAMUIC-IGC-003096 chromosome 1, iqSchPice1.1, whole genome shotgun sequence encodes:
- the LOC124805243 gene encoding probable pterin-4-alpha-carbinolamine dehydratase isoform X2, with product MSGKLTEEERTQVLQPLLEKGWKVTENRDAIAKDFIFNNFNEAFGFMTRVALLAEKMDHHPEWFNVYNKVKVTLASHDVNGVSHRDIKMADFMEKVAGTVKS from the exons ATG TCTGGCAAGCTGACTGAGGAGGAGCGAACACAAGTTCTCCAACCACTGTTGGAGAAAGGCTGGAAAGTTACAGAGAATCGAGATGCCATTGCTAAGGATTTTATATTTAACAATTTCAATGAG GCATTTGGTTTCATGACTCGTGTTGCACTCTTGGCAGAGAAGATGGATCATCATCCTGAATGGTTTAATGTCTACAATAAAGTAAAAGTCACACTGGCATCTCACGACGTTAATGGTGTGAGCCATCGTGATATAAAAATGGCAGACTTCATGGAGAAAGTAGCTGGTACAGTGAAGTCGTAG
- the LOC124805243 gene encoding probable pterin-4-alpha-carbinolamine dehydratase isoform X1 has translation MIFGVCTATCRISRSAVPLQCVKQSSVAASTRHKKMSGKLTEEERTQVLQPLLEKGWKVTENRDAIAKDFIFNNFNEAFGFMTRVALLAEKMDHHPEWFNVYNKVKVTLASHDVNGVSHRDIKMADFMEKVAGTVKS, from the exons ATGATTTTTGGTGTGTGTACTGCCACCTGTCGGATCTCTAGGTCAGCTGTACCACTACAGTGCGTCAAGCAATCGAGCGTAGCGGCAAGTACAAGACATAAGAAAATG TCTGGCAAGCTGACTGAGGAGGAGCGAACACAAGTTCTCCAACCACTGTTGGAGAAAGGCTGGAAAGTTACAGAGAATCGAGATGCCATTGCTAAGGATTTTATATTTAACAATTTCAATGAG GCATTTGGTTTCATGACTCGTGTTGCACTCTTGGCAGAGAAGATGGATCATCATCCTGAATGGTTTAATGTCTACAATAAAGTAAAAGTCACACTGGCATCTCACGACGTTAATGGTGTGAGCCATCGTGATATAAAAATGGCAGACTTCATGGAGAAAGTAGCTGGTACAGTGAAGTCGTAG